A single Leptospira kirschneri serovar Cynopteri str. 3522 CT DNA region contains:
- a CDS encoding phospholipase D-like domain-containing protein yields the protein MILKFSLYVLIFICLVVCSNQNDSDLFWLEWGRLRKVETHFSFPGRFVPTFKKRNVKDKILKLIENSQFSIDLWIYSFDDLEILEALKNANARGVTIQILADPEKEYSIELKSLGLFRKWEKSGLQHSKILIVDRKKVFLGSGNFTWYGLENDLNGYVSFDLFDSEIENFYSFLEENLVSLNIPPFEFYISPTKGRLIQNLILREVDRSQNEIKYLIFDHFDSVLTSRLALADLKGIKVKGIYDSPVDTEGKFLANVFKNPGSEIAGDGNEETVSLDSFGKGGLLHHKTMILDDQVLISGSYNFSISARDNNREILFKTKDSYLIDSYSKEWERIRQNAIPYRPIPFQVEEVSNHVFFGHSENSISVEQTICRTDNSKEESFYLESGKSFFTSILEYDFSTTEFCKEVSDFSSSSSGFSGRKTNHPVQTRSFRENGILRSKKGNLMFISPERIENSSPDFENKPVYLFMPVFYSIQSGNLLFPQSLKKFKNPNSIFIYQRGNGPIVIPGNSISVIPNSTEGILFFEYDSLFLAFCFHEYSKKGMEYTELIQEIVSFRESVFPFNEHLSAEEVPINQVRNLGTYCYRY from the coding sequence ATGATTCTAAAGTTTTCTTTATACGTTTTAATTTTTATCTGTTTGGTTGTTTGTTCTAATCAAAATGATTCTGATTTATTTTGGTTGGAATGGGGAAGACTACGAAAGGTAGAGACTCATTTTTCGTTTCCAGGACGTTTTGTTCCTACTTTCAAAAAAAGGAATGTAAAGGATAAAATTTTAAAACTTATAGAAAACTCCCAATTTTCAATTGATCTTTGGATTTATTCCTTTGATGACTTAGAAATTTTAGAGGCTTTGAAAAATGCAAATGCAAGAGGGGTTACAATTCAAATACTTGCAGATCCCGAAAAAGAATATTCTATCGAATTAAAAAGTTTGGGGTTGTTTAGAAAATGGGAAAAATCAGGTTTACAACATTCTAAAATACTCATCGTAGATCGGAAAAAAGTTTTTTTAGGTTCCGGAAATTTCACATGGTACGGTTTGGAAAATGATCTGAACGGTTACGTTTCTTTTGATCTATTTGATTCTGAAATAGAAAATTTTTATTCTTTTTTAGAAGAAAACTTGGTTTCTTTAAACATTCCTCCTTTCGAATTTTATATTTCTCCTACAAAAGGAAGATTGATTCAAAATCTTATTTTAAGAGAAGTGGATCGTTCACAAAACGAAATTAAATATTTGATTTTCGATCATTTTGATTCCGTTTTGACTTCCAGATTGGCTTTGGCTGATCTCAAGGGTATAAAAGTAAAAGGTATCTATGATTCTCCCGTGGATACGGAAGGAAAATTTTTAGCGAACGTTTTTAAAAACCCAGGTTCTGAAATTGCGGGAGATGGAAACGAAGAAACTGTTTCTTTAGATTCCTTTGGGAAAGGAGGTTTATTACATCATAAAACGATGATATTAGACGATCAGGTTTTGATTTCAGGTTCATATAACTTTTCTATTAGCGCCAGAGATAATAATCGCGAAATTCTTTTTAAAACAAAAGATTCGTATTTGATTGATTCTTACTCAAAAGAATGGGAACGAATTCGACAGAATGCGATTCCGTATAGACCGATTCCGTTTCAAGTGGAAGAAGTTTCTAATCACGTTTTTTTCGGTCATTCTGAAAATTCAATTTCGGTCGAACAAACGATTTGTAGAACCGACAATTCAAAAGAGGAATCTTTCTATTTAGAATCCGGAAAATCATTTTTTACTTCTATTCTAGAATATGATTTTTCTACGACAGAATTTTGTAAGGAAGTTTCCGATTTTAGTTCTTCCAGTAGCGGATTTTCTGGACGAAAAACCAATCATCCAGTTCAAACAAGAAGTTTTAGAGAAAATGGAATTCTAAGATCTAAAAAAGGAAACTTAATGTTTATTTCTCCGGAACGTATCGAAAACTCTTCACCGGATTTTGAAAATAAACCTGTCTATTTATTTATGCCTGTATTTTATTCTATTCAATCTGGAAATTTATTATTTCCTCAAAGTCTGAAAAAATTTAAAAACCCGAATTCTATTTTTATTTATCAAAGAGGAAACGGACCGATTGTTATTCCTGGGAATTCTATTTCGGTTATTCCCAATTCTACCGAGGGAATTTTATTTTTTGAATATGATTCTTTGTTTCTCGCATTTTGTTTTCATGAATATTCAAAAAAAGGCATGGAGTATACAGAATTGATCCAAGAAATAGTTTCTTTTAGAGAAAGTGTTTTTCCGTTTAACGAGCATTTATCGGCGGAAGAAGTTCCAATCAACCAAGTCAGAAATTTGGGAACGTATTGTTATCGGTATTAA
- a CDS encoding LA_2168 family protein codes for MKRFFIYSFFIMFFPIYSSEKNKGWTQISWMGWGLGTIQKTRNLSELEKEKIHKELRMNSFLFHVGINQSLETSSLKIQLEADLGASNESKTSFFAGKNLFLELKKDNVFLIFGRVREEFKTSSFTDWLDGTDGISIKADLGKSGRVRFDLFDFYSGYSIFDKNGLKNEILNTKKPLGEIDTNNSALNTFKNRYRGGVSYRYDLTFLETGFRFQYLNLQNWGRYTNDLNIENVSSGDRDYLTHSTIEFKIKYVWFYCFLSGILVRGQDKTGWNRIRNTSMIPISGEAVLISFGASRNFWKFDVFGFIPDRDKISENGEVLELGFIGIGSSPSPVFSTNQSLDFYPSAWITEKGLEKQSGIQGGKRQSAWTGINLEYQESLIRFRFYMASYFFLSDTKGNSGAFTISRDSFRKDFLKEILIQTWFYTPSENSKFNFYYWKLSLGGSWSDLENSKKEMFFQISSGVVL; via the coding sequence ATGAAAAGGTTTTTCATATATTCCTTTTTTATAATGTTTTTTCCTATTTACTCTTCGGAAAAAAATAAAGGCTGGACTCAAATTTCTTGGATGGGCTGGGGATTAGGAACAATTCAAAAAACCAGAAATCTTTCCGAATTAGAAAAAGAAAAAATCCATAAAGAACTCAGGATGAACTCATTTTTATTCCATGTTGGAATCAATCAAAGTTTGGAAACTTCCAGTTTGAAAATTCAATTAGAAGCGGACTTAGGAGCTTCTAACGAATCTAAAACTTCTTTTTTTGCAGGTAAAAATTTATTTTTAGAACTTAAAAAAGATAACGTTTTTCTAATTTTTGGAAGAGTTCGAGAGGAATTTAAAACGTCTTCGTTTACGGATTGGTTGGATGGAACGGATGGGATTTCTATCAAAGCGGACTTAGGAAAATCGGGACGTGTTCGTTTTGACTTGTTTGATTTTTATTCCGGTTATTCTATTTTCGATAAGAACGGACTTAAAAATGAAATTCTAAACACGAAAAAACCTCTTGGTGAAATCGACACCAACAACTCCGCTTTAAACACATTCAAAAATCGTTATAGAGGCGGCGTCTCTTATCGTTACGACCTTACGTTTTTGGAAACTGGATTCCGTTTTCAATATCTGAATCTTCAAAATTGGGGTAGATATACAAACGATTTGAATATTGAAAACGTTTCTTCCGGAGATAGGGATTATCTCACTCATTCTACGATTGAATTTAAAATTAAATACGTTTGGTTTTATTGTTTCTTATCCGGGATTTTAGTCAGAGGCCAGGATAAAACCGGTTGGAATCGGATTAGAAATACAAGTATGATTCCTATTTCAGGAGAAGCTGTTTTGATTTCTTTCGGCGCCTCTCGAAATTTTTGGAAGTTTGACGTTTTTGGTTTTATTCCGGACAGAGATAAAATAAGTGAAAACGGAGAGGTTTTAGAATTAGGTTTTATAGGAATTGGTTCTTCTCCTTCTCCTGTGTTTAGCACAAATCAAAGTCTAGATTTTTATCCTTCTGCTTGGATTACGGAAAAAGGTTTGGAAAAACAATCCGGAATTCAGGGCGGAAAACGTCAATCCGCTTGGACAGGTATCAATTTAGAATATCAAGAATCATTAATACGATTCCGCTTTTATATGGCCTCTTACTTTTTTCTTTCGGATACAAAAGGAAATTCCGGAGCGTTTACTATTTCCAGAGACAGTTTTAGAAAGGACTTTCTCAAAGAAATTTTGATTCAAACTTGGTTTTATACACCTTCCGAAAATTCTAAGTTCAATTTTTACTATTGGAAACTTTCCCTCGGTGGTTCCTGGAGCGATTTAGAAAATTCTAAAAAAGAAATGTTTTTTCAAATTTCTTCCGGGGTTGTCTTATGA
- a CDS encoding LIC11755 family lipoprotein, producing the protein MKFKFVFVASFLLFALDSCRGKGNSAFLFPITNVGEFKFFYEPENTFNQEIQKEILKEWKDPSVKIRTAPGVVCLFGGTIFVFGISVCFPDQNGNIELELQNIINFWNTHPNSDLEPEFLDFSPYGQANVKILLNRDLLEDVNEDWTVLSGSKELDRMLKKEKFPETNWVSVFSENSILRPHSTNSFTGFSVLATKGKIRILFSSTDFATSTNSLVLEIPGNESVLTDFFSQIQKQNLNIINLCKIDLPVLSEVFGGTESFVGRFLEFSNSKKEPVCFQDLELETVSGSYSIFSGTQFLIPGETILKTESGSVLPGSELNYFSWLDLKKKGNLILKSKEILQIYKNSEKNFLEGERYYSSQNDFYSTCSDFFVSNSLKKFCMNPGFSFSDDTGDLNSQSDLNFCNLDNFQIEEANLTGLFLDGKLNSKHKFIDLEYSGNNICNPNYLSLESGEKEIPIWLDTRTLKPGEIFTLGKRDFIKGEILFSQGDLKDFEYKNTIFLKDRVSKKMKTLSSGFLETPILKRTDGSIFSILFRNGMKVPHPRITSDSFLSEIVDFHFMNPGKKTEISDSSWNKVAEVSEISWMGSYDGNSSISADRFIEIDSGSASSQILEIVSGTKSYRFLTSLQTGKNVFSIGKLICFPNVETWIVPEFNLSNIGKIRLLSTDEKTESDWIIWDSMGINSTSQKLRRSVVKVKTLSSKNVWKNSALSDPLERKSSCAGTEASPGSENRTFPFLYKEYSENLNSLLNPWISFNFTQNQTGVIETFTYQPNFSNRSNVSQLLDLWSESFIRILESTNILKKSMTYLIPWEGEGLIGIPGSSGILISGIYPNPSVTTNEWFSICNFGSDSVDVRSLEIRDSSSSDRLVEYSFRFGNNVPVGWSDFNPSTFTWSFGDRFLNPRECGYVLSPNFKNESVPLGSVTFRKIFTIDKTSTIGNGIGKNEGLDLFQEIQGVLFHIHSYGNQFSPFPFTIDAETDDLILLKENRTGDSISDYEIKKRERL; encoded by the coding sequence ATGAAATTCAAATTCGTTTTTGTAGCCTCGTTTCTTCTTTTTGCACTCGATTCTTGCCGTGGAAAAGGAAATTCTGCGTTTTTATTTCCAATCACAAATGTAGGAGAATTCAAATTTTTCTACGAACCTGAAAACACATTCAACCAGGAGATTCAAAAAGAAATCCTAAAAGAATGGAAAGATCCGAGCGTTAAAATACGTACCGCTCCCGGAGTTGTATGTTTGTTTGGCGGGACGATTTTTGTTTTCGGAATATCCGTCTGTTTTCCAGATCAAAACGGAAATATAGAATTAGAATTACAGAATATTATAAATTTTTGGAATACTCATCCTAATTCTGATTTAGAGCCTGAATTTTTAGACTTCTCTCCCTATGGACAGGCGAACGTAAAAATTCTATTGAACCGAGATCTTTTAGAGGATGTAAACGAGGACTGGACGGTCCTTTCCGGTTCTAAGGAATTGGATCGGATGTTAAAGAAGGAAAAATTTCCAGAAACAAATTGGGTCAGCGTTTTTTCTGAAAATTCGATCCTAAGACCTCATTCTACAAATTCTTTTACGGGTTTTAGCGTTTTGGCTACAAAAGGAAAGATTAGGATTCTTTTTTCGTCTACAGATTTTGCAACTTCTACAAATTCGTTGGTTCTAGAAATTCCGGGTAACGAGTCTGTTCTCACGGATTTTTTTTCTCAAATCCAAAAACAAAATTTGAATATTATAAATTTATGTAAAATAGATCTTCCTGTTTTGAGCGAAGTTTTTGGCGGAACCGAATCTTTTGTGGGAAGATTTTTAGAATTTTCGAATTCTAAAAAAGAACCGGTTTGTTTTCAGGATCTAGAATTAGAAACGGTTTCAGGATCTTATTCTATATTTTCTGGAACTCAATTTCTAATTCCGGGAGAAACGATTCTTAAAACCGAATCCGGAAGTGTTCTTCCAGGTTCAGAGTTGAATTACTTCTCTTGGTTGGATTTAAAGAAAAAAGGAAATTTGATTTTAAAGTCCAAAGAAATACTGCAGATTTATAAGAATTCAGAAAAGAACTTTTTAGAAGGGGAAAGATATTATTCTTCTCAGAATGACTTTTATTCTACCTGTTCTGATTTTTTTGTTTCTAATTCCTTAAAAAAATTTTGTATGAATCCAGGTTTTTCATTTTCTGACGATACAGGAGATCTAAACTCTCAAAGTGATTTAAATTTTTGTAATTTAGATAATTTTCAAATCGAAGAAGCTAATCTTACTGGTCTATTTTTAGACGGAAAGCTGAATTCCAAACATAAGTTTATAGATTTAGAATATTCTGGGAACAATATATGTAATCCAAACTATTTATCCTTAGAAAGTGGAGAGAAAGAAATTCCAATTTGGTTGGATACAAGAACTCTAAAACCGGGTGAAATTTTTACCCTAGGAAAAAGAGATTTTATCAAAGGAGAAATTTTATTCTCTCAAGGGGACTTAAAGGATTTTGAATATAAAAATACCATTTTTCTAAAGGATAGAGTTTCTAAAAAAATGAAAACTCTTTCTAGTGGTTTTTTAGAAACTCCAATTTTAAAAAGAACGGACGGTTCCATTTTTTCGATTTTATTTCGTAACGGAATGAAAGTTCCACATCCTAGAATCACTTCTGATTCTTTTCTCTCTGAGATAGTGGATTTTCATTTTATGAATCCAGGAAAAAAAACCGAAATTTCAGATTCTTCTTGGAACAAAGTAGCGGAAGTTTCAGAAATTTCTTGGATGGGTTCTTATGATGGGAATTCTTCCATTAGTGCTGATCGGTTTATAGAAATAGATTCCGGGTCTGCTTCTTCTCAAATTTTAGAAATTGTTTCAGGAACAAAAAGTTATCGCTTTTTAACTTCTTTACAAACAGGCAAAAATGTTTTTTCCATCGGTAAATTGATTTGTTTTCCAAATGTAGAAACTTGGATCGTTCCAGAATTCAATTTATCGAATATAGGAAAAATCAGACTTCTTTCCACGGATGAAAAAACTGAGAGCGATTGGATCATTTGGGATTCTATGGGAATTAATTCCACTTCTCAAAAATTGAGAAGATCCGTGGTTAAAGTGAAAACTTTGTCCAGTAAAAACGTTTGGAAAAACAGCGCTCTTTCAGATCCTTTAGAACGTAAATCTAGTTGTGCAGGTACGGAGGCAAGCCCTGGATCTGAAAATAGAACGTTTCCATTTTTGTATAAAGAATATTCAGAAAACTTAAATTCTCTTTTAAATCCTTGGATCAGTTTCAATTTTACTCAGAACCAAACGGGGGTCATTGAAACGTTTACGTATCAGCCGAATTTTTCAAATCGTTCTAACGTTTCTCAACTTTTAGATTTATGGAGTGAATCATTTATTAGAATTTTAGAATCTACAAATATTCTCAAAAAATCGATGACCTACCTGATTCCGTGGGAAGGAGAAGGGCTTATAGGAATTCCAGGTTCGTCTGGAATTTTAATTTCGGGCATTTATCCAAATCCCTCTGTAACAACCAACGAATGGTTTTCTATTTGTAACTTTGGTTCGGATTCGGTTGACGTTCGTAGTTTAGAAATTAGGGATAGTTCTTCTTCCGATCGTTTAGTTGAATATTCATTTCGTTTTGGAAACAATGTTCCAGTCGGCTGGAGCGATTTTAATCCTTCTACGTTTACTTGGTCGTTTGGAGACCGTTTTTTGAATCCCAGAGAATGTGGTTATGTTCTTTCTCCAAATTTTAAAAATGAATCCGTTCCGTTGGGCTCTGTTACATTTCGTAAAATTTTTACGATCGATAAGACGAGCACGATCGGAAACGGGATCGGTAAAAACGAAGGGCTAGACCTTTTTCAGGAAATCCAAGGGGTTTTATTTCATATTCACAGTTATGGGAATCAGTTTTCTCCGTTTCCGTTTACAATTGACGCTGAAACGGACGATCTGATTCTTCTCAAAGAAAATCGAACCGGAGATTCTATTTCTGATTATGAAATTAAAAAGAGGGAACGTTTATGA
- the uvrC gene encoding excinuclease ABC subunit UvrC — protein MPEILNHTLILEKIKNLGASPGCYLWKSKKGEVLYVGKAKNLDKRVRSYLKENHPDIKTKILQKEIFDLDWIATGTEKEALILEATLIKKHNPRFNVRLKDDKKYPYICVSLSEPYPMVYITRKLKDNGDRYFGPYSDVKSTRETLDIILRIFPVRKTRQVLPLPRPRRPCLNFDMGRCLGPCQGNIPVEDYKVIIDQVIQFLEGRKESLVNDLNIKMSNSSDRLDFEKAARYRDMLQRIQNFREKQTVVSVEGGDEDVIGFARKQDEGQVILLEVRGGRLETKKSFPIQGVLDAENSEILGAFFRDYYLNASLVPPCIFVPTDIQDEVAPVIDVLQEKTGFRPKIKFPKGGDKRSLLKIAEKNAELGLSERLLATHYKDQTASLKEIQEMFSLEHLPHIIECYDISHFQGSQPVASGVMFVEGKPFKQGYRKYNIRGYEGINDPGMIHEVISRRLQRIINEEEVFPDLIVIDGGPTQLTKACEAAIEAGAEGIPMVGLAKKREEIYFPGENEPFIFDMNSPGMKLLRHLRDEAHRFGVSHHRSRRNKETMRSLIQEVPDIGFKRSKLLLKHFSGEKKIEEATKEELLSIPGIGENLAEKILRQFQKKE, from the coding sequence ATGCCTGAAATTTTAAATCATACTTTAATTTTAGAAAAGATAAAAAATTTAGGAGCTTCTCCTGGTTGTTATCTTTGGAAATCTAAAAAGGGAGAAGTTTTATACGTAGGTAAGGCTAAAAATTTAGACAAAAGAGTTCGAAGTTATCTTAAGGAAAATCATCCGGATATAAAAACAAAAATACTTCAAAAAGAAATTTTCGATCTAGATTGGATCGCTACCGGAACTGAAAAAGAAGCTTTGATTTTAGAAGCGACTCTGATCAAAAAACATAATCCTCGTTTTAACGTTCGTCTTAAAGACGATAAAAAATATCCTTATATTTGTGTGTCCTTGTCAGAACCTTATCCGATGGTTTATATTACTAGAAAATTAAAGGATAATGGAGATCGTTATTTTGGACCTTATTCGGACGTTAAATCTACTAGAGAAACATTAGACATCATTTTGAGAATTTTTCCGGTTCGTAAAACTAGACAGGTTCTACCTTTACCTAGACCTAGAAGACCGTGTCTAAATTTTGATATGGGTCGTTGTCTAGGGCCTTGCCAGGGAAATATTCCAGTAGAAGATTATAAAGTTATAATAGATCAGGTGATTCAATTTTTAGAGGGTAGGAAAGAATCTCTTGTAAACGATTTAAATATCAAGATGTCTAACTCTTCCGATCGATTGGATTTTGAAAAGGCGGCGCGTTATAGAGATATGCTTCAGAGAATCCAAAATTTTAGGGAAAAACAGACGGTTGTTAGCGTAGAAGGAGGTGATGAAGACGTAATTGGTTTTGCCAGAAAACAGGACGAGGGTCAAGTGATTCTTTTGGAAGTTAGAGGTGGAAGATTGGAAACTAAAAAATCCTTCCCGATCCAAGGAGTTTTAGACGCGGAAAATTCTGAAATCTTAGGAGCTTTTTTTAGGGACTATTATTTAAATGCCTCCTTGGTTCCTCCTTGTATTTTTGTTCCCACAGACATTCAAGATGAAGTCGCTCCCGTTATTGACGTCCTACAGGAAAAAACTGGATTTAGACCCAAGATCAAATTCCCTAAAGGTGGAGATAAACGTTCTCTTTTAAAAATTGCTGAAAAAAATGCTGAACTTGGATTATCAGAAAGATTACTCGCAACTCATTATAAGGATCAAACGGCATCTTTAAAAGAAATCCAAGAGATGTTTTCTTTAGAACACCTTCCTCATATTATAGAATGTTATGACATTAGCCATTTTCAGGGTTCACAACCAGTTGCAAGTGGTGTGATGTTTGTAGAAGGAAAACCATTTAAACAAGGATACAGAAAGTATAATATACGAGGTTACGAAGGGATCAACGATCCAGGGATGATTCACGAAGTAATTTCTAGACGTCTACAAAGAATCATCAATGAAGAAGAAGTGTTTCCGGATCTTATCGTGATAGACGGAGGACCAACTCAGTTGACAAAGGCTTGTGAAGCGGCTATAGAAGCGGGAGCAGAAGGAATTCCTATGGTAGGCCTTGCTAAAAAAAGAGAAGAAATTTATTTTCCAGGAGAAAATGAACCGTTTATCTTTGATATGAATTCTCCCGGAATGAAACTTCTGCGCCATCTCAGAGACGAAGCCCATCGATTTGGAGTTAGCCATCATAGATCCCGCAGAAATAAAGAAACGATGCGTTCTCTGATCCAAGAGGTTCCCGATATAGGTTTTAAAAGAAGTAAGCTTCTTTTAAAACATTTTTCGGGAGAAAAAAAAATCGAAGAAGCTACAAAAGAAGAATTACTTTCAATTCCTGGGATTGGAGAAAATCTCGCCGAAAAAATTTTAAGACAATTTCAAAAAAAAGAATAA
- a CDS encoding peptide chain release factor family protein, translated as MASRFPVSVEKESKLLELMEVLQIKETELEESFTRSGGKGGQNVNKVSTAVHLKHKPTGIEVKCSLYRTQGLNRYKARAILCEKIQDFNRKNLGILSEDQKKLIRNKQKDSKRKKEKYSRKNQNFSTVSLEEDENLKVELKEVENE; from the coding sequence ATGGCTTCTCGTTTTCCGGTTTCTGTGGAAAAAGAATCTAAACTTCTTGAACTCATGGAAGTTCTTCAAATCAAAGAAACCGAATTGGAGGAAAGTTTTACAAGAAGTGGAGGTAAAGGAGGACAGAACGTTAATAAGGTTTCAACAGCGGTTCATCTCAAACACAAACCTACCGGAATTGAAGTTAAATGTTCCCTTTACAGAACTCAGGGTTTAAATCGTTATAAAGCGAGAGCCATTCTTTGTGAAAAAATCCAAGATTTCAATCGTAAGAATCTAGGAATCTTAAGTGAAGATCAAAAGAAATTGATTCGTAATAAACAAAAGGATTCTAAACGAAAGAAAGAAAAGTATTCCAGAAAAAATCAGAATTTTTCTACCGTTTCTTTAGAAGAGGATGAAAATCTTAAAGTCGAATTGAAAGAGGTCGAAAACGAATAA
- a CDS encoding acyl-CoA thioesterase: protein MEVFIDQKLEGMELATQHIVMSRDLNQHGFLFGGQMLAWIDEGCAMYVMEKIRYSNIVTVSMADVVFKSPGLLGDIIQIFSKIEKIGNSSITIRNTSIGKSQSRKELKEIIDCKITYVCLDENGKPFPYFKDHFELQDLK from the coding sequence ATGGAAGTATTTATCGATCAAAAATTGGAAGGAATGGAACTCGCTACTCAGCATATCGTGATGTCCAGAGATCTCAATCAACACGGTTTTCTTTTCGGGGGGCAGATGCTTGCTTGGATCGACGAAGGTTGTGCCATGTACGTTATGGAAAAAATCCGTTATTCGAACATAGTAACCGTAAGTATGGCAGACGTTGTATTTAAAAGCCCCGGTTTGTTAGGAGATATTATTCAGATTTTTTCTAAAATCGAAAAAATAGGAAATAGTTCGATCACAATTCGAAACACTTCCATCGGTAAAAGCCAGAGTAGAAAAGAACTGAAAGAAATTATAGATTGCAAGATTACTTATGTTTGTCTGGATGAAAATGGAAAACCGTTTCCTTATTTTAAAGATCATTTTGAACTTCAGGATTTAAAGTAA
- the nth gene encoding endonuclease III — MLRKNTQESQNRHLKKPDPAFLKWFSRIFSLLRKEFGEVSTPLHFQKDYELAIAVILSAQCTDERVNQVTPALFKAFPTLESFANSNLKNIETLIFSTGFYRNKAKSIQGFAKKLIQDFDGKIPKTISELITLPGFGRKTANVVLSEVHGLVEGIVVDTHVNRLSKVLGLTTKNDPVQVEKDLMFLLPEKYWRDISLYLIFLGRKSCKAHRRFCEDCILKKDCPSSSIISGV, encoded by the coding sequence TTGCTCCGAAAAAATACGCAGGAATCACAAAACAGGCATCTAAAAAAGCCTGATCCTGCGTTTCTAAAATGGTTTTCCCGAATCTTTTCTCTTTTAAGAAAAGAATTCGGGGAAGTCTCTACACCTCTTCACTTTCAAAAAGACTATGAACTTGCTATTGCGGTGATTTTATCCGCTCAATGTACAGATGAAAGAGTCAACCAAGTTACTCCCGCTCTTTTTAAAGCCTTTCCTACCTTAGAATCCTTTGCCAATTCGAATTTAAAAAACATTGAAACCCTCATTTTTTCCACTGGGTTTTATAGAAATAAAGCTAAATCCATCCAGGGTTTTGCCAAAAAATTGATCCAAGACTTTGACGGTAAAATTCCAAAAACAATTTCAGAATTGATCACACTTCCTGGTTTTGGTCGTAAAACAGCAAATGTAGTTTTATCGGAAGTGCATGGACTTGTAGAAGGAATTGTAGTAGATACTCACGTAAATAGACTTTCAAAAGTTCTAGGACTTACTACTAAAAACGATCCCGTTCAAGTGGAAAAGGATCTGATGTTTCTTCTTCCCGAAAAATACTGGAGAGATATTTCTTTGTATTTGATATTTTTAGGAAGAAAAAGTTGTAAGGCGCATCGTAGATTTTGCGAGGATTGTATCTTAAAAAAAGATTGCCCATCGTCTTCTATTATATCAGGAGTTTAG
- the rpmB gene encoding 50S ribosomal protein L28 yields MARRCEVTGRGTVSGNNVSHSHIKTRRTWKVNLIKKRIFLEDENRWVTVRLSTRALRTLRKKGIKAAIKDNGGSLGVLAPKKYAGITKQASKKA; encoded by the coding sequence ATGGCCAGAAGATGTGAAGTAACCGGGAGAGGCACAGTCTCTGGGAACAATGTTTCCCATTCCCATATCAAAACAAGAAGAACCTGGAAGGTGAATCTAATCAAAAAAAGAATCTTTTTGGAAGATGAAAACCGCTGGGTTACAGTCCGTCTTTCTACCAGAGCTCTTAGAACTCTGAGAAAAAAAGGAATTAAGGCCGCCATTAAAGATAACGGCGGATCCTTGGGTGTTCTTGCTCCGAAAAAATACGCAGGAATCACAAAACAGGCATCTAAAAAAGCCTGA